A single region of the Triticum dicoccoides isolate Atlit2015 ecotype Zavitan chromosome 2B, WEW_v2.0, whole genome shotgun sequence genome encodes:
- the LOC119367046 gene encoding filamin-binding LIM protein 1-like — protein MAPSKSHLACLFLALALAVLTAAASEPSLSAAVTARAPAPSPNGDLVAKPSAWGWTWCIIPCFSFIPEIFCIPPIFCPRTPPPPPPSPPPPPPLKPQPKECRTPLMGLMPCKDFLTSSTAPEPPKQGKCCDGLRSLVQDAPICLCRILEGTDLDKLMSATVDREKFIRTMIICDSSPGEFGSCEGPVPPMTMRAAPTPKAAP, from the exons ATGGCGCCATCCAAGTCCCATCTCGCCTGCTTGTTCCTCGCCCTCGCCCTAGCCGTCCTGACCGCCGCCGCGTCCGAGCCTTCGCTTTCGGCGGCCGTGACGGCCAGGGCGCCCGCTCCCTCCCCCAACGGCGACTTGGTAGCGAAACCATCGGCATGGGGATGGACATGGTGCATCATCCCCTGCTTTTCGTTTATACCAGAGATATTTTGTATACCACCAATATTCTGTCCACggacgccgccaccaccgccgccatcaccgccgcccccgccaccaCTGAAGCCTCAGCCGAAGGAGTGCCGGACGCCGCTGATGGGGCTGATGCCGTGCAAGGATTTCCTCACCAGCAGCACCGCGCCGGAGCCTCCAAAGCAGGGCAAGTGCTGCGACGGCCTCAGGTCGCTTGTCCAAGACGCTCCCATCTGCCTTTGCCGCATACTGGAGGGCACCGACCTCGACAAGCTCATGTCGGCGACCGTGGATAGAGAGAAATTCATTCGTACGATGATCATCTGCGACTCGAGTCCGGGTGAATTTGGTTCTTGTGAAG GACCCGTGCCACCGATGACGATGAGGGCCGCACCTACACCTAAAGCTGCTCCATAA